One part of the Cyprinus carpio isolate SPL01 chromosome A25, ASM1834038v1, whole genome shotgun sequence genome encodes these proteins:
- the LOC109050637 gene encoding septin-7-like isoform X2, with translation MIERPDTAVSSVAQRNLEGYVGFANLPNQVYRKSVKRGFEFTLMVVGESGLGKSTLINSLFLTDLYSKDYPGPSQRIKKTVQVEQSKVLIKEGGVQLTLTIVDTPGFGDAVDNSNCWQPVINYIDSKFEDFLNAESRVNRRQMPDNRVHCCLYFIAPSGHGLKPLDIEFMKRLHDKVNVIPLIAKADTLTPEECQLFKKQIMKEIQEHKIKIYEFPDTEDDEDSKLIRKIKEKMPLAVVGSNVVIEVNGRKVRGRQYPWGVAEEGIIGKQTHFSFIRSSLRTHMQDLKDVTNNVHYENYRSKKLAAVTCNGVDATKNKGQLTKSPLAQMEEERREHVMKMKKMETEMEQVFEMKVKEKKQKLKDSEAELERRHEQMKKNLEAQYKELEEKRHQFEEEKANWETQQRILEQQKLDASKTMEKNKKKGKIF, from the exons ATGATCGAGAGACCCGACACGGCTGTTTCCAGCGTTGCA CAGAGGAACCTGGAGGGTTATGTCGGCTTTGCCAACCTCCCCAACCAGGTGTACAGGAAGTCCGTGAAGAGGGGGTTTGAGTTCACACTCATGGTTGTCG GTGAGTCTGGACTGGGCAAATCCACGCTTATCAATTCCCTCTTCCTGACAGACCTGTACTCCAAAGACTACCCTGGCCCATCTCAAAGGATCAAGAAGACTGTTCAG GTGGAACAGTCCAAAGTGCTGATAAAGGAGGGGGGCGTCCAGCTCACGCTGACCATCGTAGACACACCAGGCTTTGGAGATGCAGTGGACAACAGCAACTG CTGGCAGCCCGTCATCAACTACATCGACAGTAAGTTTGAAGACTTCCTGAATGCTGAATCCCGTGTAAACAGGAGGCAGATGCCTGACAACAGGGTGCACTGCTGCTTGTACTTCATCGCCCCCTCTGGTCACGG ACTGAAGCCTCTTGATATTGAGTTCATGAAGCGTCTTCATGACAAAGTCAATGTCATCCCCCTCATCGCCAAGGCTGATACACTCACGCCAGAGGAGTGCCAGCTGTTCaaaaaacag ATTATGAAGGAGATCCAGGAGCACAAAATCAAGATTTATGAGTTTCCGGACACAGAGGATGATGAGGACAGCAAACTGATCCGAAAGATAAAG GAGAAGATGCCTCTGGCAGTGGTTGGCAGCAATGTGGTGATCGAAGTAAATGGCAGGAAGGTTAGAGGGCGTCAGTACCCCTGGGGTGTGGCAGAAG AGGGCATTATTGGTAAACAAACCCATTTTTCATTTATACGCTCTTCGTTAAG GACACACATGCAGGACCTGAAGGACGTGACCAATAATGTTCACTATGAAAACTACCGGAGTAAGAAACTAGCAGCTGTCACCTGCAATGGGGTCGACGCCACCAAGAACAAAGGCCAGCTCACAAA GAGTCCCCTGGCccagatggaggaggagaggagggagcacgtgatgaagatgaagaagatggaGACAGAGATGGAGCAGGTCTTTGAGATGAAGGTCAAAGAAAAGAAGCAAAAACTGAAGGACTCTGAGGCAGAG TTGGAGCGGCGTCACGAACAGATGAAGAAGAATCTAGAAGCTCAGTATAAAGAGCTTGAGGAGAAGAGGCACCAGTTTGAGGAGGAAAAAGCCAATTGGGAGACCCAGCAACGCATCCTGGAGCAGCAGAAACTTGATGCATCAAA gacaatggaaaagaacaagaaaaaaggaaaaatcttttaa
- the LOC109050637 gene encoding septin-7-like isoform X1, whose protein sequence is MIERPDTAVSSVAQRNLEGYVGFANLPNQVYRKSVKRGFEFTLMVVGESGLGKSTLINSLFLTDLYSKDYPGPSQRIKKTVQVEQSKVLIKEGGVQLTLTIVDTPGFGDAVDNSNCWQPVINYIDSKFEDFLNAESRVNRRQMPDNRVHCCLYFIAPSGHGLKPLDIEFMKRLHDKVNVIPLIAKADTLTPEECQLFKKQIMKEIQEHKIKIYEFPDTEDDEDSKLIRKIKEKMPLAVVGSNVVIEVNGRKVRGRQYPWGVAEGTFCINMTHMSFLTCHQTIHSRTHMQDLKDVTNNVHYENYRSKKLAAVTCNGVDATKNKGQLTKSPLAQMEEERREHVMKMKKMETEMEQVFEMKVKEKKQKLKDSEAELERRHEQMKKNLEAQYKELEEKRHQFEEEKANWETQQRILEQQKLDASKTMEKNKKKGKIF, encoded by the exons ATGATCGAGAGACCCGACACGGCTGTTTCCAGCGTTGCA CAGAGGAACCTGGAGGGTTATGTCGGCTTTGCCAACCTCCCCAACCAGGTGTACAGGAAGTCCGTGAAGAGGGGGTTTGAGTTCACACTCATGGTTGTCG GTGAGTCTGGACTGGGCAAATCCACGCTTATCAATTCCCTCTTCCTGACAGACCTGTACTCCAAAGACTACCCTGGCCCATCTCAAAGGATCAAGAAGACTGTTCAG GTGGAACAGTCCAAAGTGCTGATAAAGGAGGGGGGCGTCCAGCTCACGCTGACCATCGTAGACACACCAGGCTTTGGAGATGCAGTGGACAACAGCAACTG CTGGCAGCCCGTCATCAACTACATCGACAGTAAGTTTGAAGACTTCCTGAATGCTGAATCCCGTGTAAACAGGAGGCAGATGCCTGACAACAGGGTGCACTGCTGCTTGTACTTCATCGCCCCCTCTGGTCACGG ACTGAAGCCTCTTGATATTGAGTTCATGAAGCGTCTTCATGACAAAGTCAATGTCATCCCCCTCATCGCCAAGGCTGATACACTCACGCCAGAGGAGTGCCAGCTGTTCaaaaaacag ATTATGAAGGAGATCCAGGAGCACAAAATCAAGATTTATGAGTTTCCGGACACAGAGGATGATGAGGACAGCAAACTGATCCGAAAGATAAAG GAGAAGATGCCTCTGGCAGTGGTTGGCAGCAATGTGGTGATCGAAGTAAATGGCAGGAAGGTTAGAGGGCGTCAGTACCCCTGGGGTGTGGCAGAAGGTACGTTCTGCATCAACATGACCCATATGAGTTT TTTAACCTGTCATCAAACAATCCATTCCAGGACACACATGCAGGACCTGAAGGACGTGACCAATAATGTTCACTATGAAAACTACCGGAGTAAGAAACTAGCAGCTGTCACCTGCAATGGGGTCGACGCCACCAAGAACAAAGGCCAGCTCACAAA GAGTCCCCTGGCccagatggaggaggagaggagggagcacgtgatgaagatgaagaagatggaGACAGAGATGGAGCAGGTCTTTGAGATGAAGGTCAAAGAAAAGAAGCAAAAACTGAAGGACTCTGAGGCAGAG TTGGAGCGGCGTCACGAACAGATGAAGAAGAATCTAGAAGCTCAGTATAAAGAGCTTGAGGAGAAGAGGCACCAGTTTGAGGAGGAAAAAGCCAATTGGGAGACCCAGCAACGCATCCTGGAGCAGCAGAAACTTGATGCATCAAA gacaatggaaaagaacaagaaaaaaggaaaaatcttttaa
- the LOC122135568 gene encoding monocyte chemotactic protein 1B-like, whose amino-acid sequence MRSLMCVPFLVLFCSVQMTSSTLEAIDAQSNCCLELSSVKIPLKKVVSYYWTTRCKHAIVFKMISGREYCVAPETTWVKHHVDKVDKRTATAAAAA is encoded by the exons ATGAGAAGCTTGATGTGTGTGCCGTTCCTGGTGCTCTTCTGCTCTGTGCAGATGACTTCAAGCA CTCTCGAAGCAATTGATGCACAATCAAACTGCTGTTTAGAGTTAAGTAGTGTGAAGATTCCTCTAAAGAAAGTGGTGTCTTACTACTGGACCACCAGATGCAAACACGCTATTGT GTTTAAGATGATTTCAGGGAGAGAGTACTGTGTAGCTCCAGAGACGACCTGGGTGAAACACCATGTTGATAAAGTGGACAAAAGAACAGCCACTGCAGCTGCTGCTGCATAA